The Bradyrhizobium betae genomic interval GCTGGTCGGCGCACTGCGCGAGCGCGGCATCGATGCCTGGGGCATCGAGAATAACCGTGCCATTCATGCCAAGACGCCGAAGGCGCTGAAGAAGTACAACAAGCTCGGCTCGATCACCGACATGCCGTTCAAGGACGGCGCGTTCGACTTCGTGTTCGAGACCAGCCTCTGCCATGTTTCCCCGAAGCAGGTGGTCCGCGCGATCCGCGAGCTCAACCGCGTGGTCAGGACCGGTCTCGTGTTCGGCTCGATCACCTCGGACATGGCCTCGGCCGTGATCGACCGCTACGACCTGCTGCGCGGGGTCAAGAAGCTCGGCACCTGGTGGGAATGGTCCGAACTGTTCTTCGGCAACGGCTTCGACCTGTCGATGCACCGCAAGGACTGCGCCGACGCGCTCTGGGAGACGACGCTCGCCGCCAACAAGGGCCCGGGCCAGTGGTACGCCGACGCCGACAGCTTGCGCTATTCGTTCTTCGACAAGGTCGAGGAGGAGGACGACGACTAGCCTTTCGGGCGCACCGGATTTGCCAATTGCTTTGCCGAATTCATCCTGATCGCATAGAATCGGTGCAATAGCGGTTGCCGCTATGTCCTGCTTTCTCTGCGGTCATGCCGGCCGTCAGCATCGGTTGGTTTCATGGCGTCCAAGCCTCCCACTTCCAAGCCTCCCTCTCCCGACAAACAGAAGCTCGCTGCGGAAGAGGCGGCCGGGTCCGACGACAAGCTCGCCTCCGCCAAGCCCGACCTCGAGGACGACGAGGACGACGAAGACGAGGAGGATGACGAGCTGGAGCTCGATGACGACGATGAGGACGAGGACCTCGTCGTCTTCACCGCGCGCGAGGCCGCCGGAGCGCTCGCGACCATCCTCGGTTTCGTCAAACCATTTCTGACCAACTACAAGCGGATACTGTCATTCGTGGCGTTCGGCGTCTTCGTCGAGACGCTGTTCAACGTCATCATGCCGCTCAGCCTGAAGTACCTGATCGACGACGCGCTCGGCGAGGAGGATTTCCAGGCGCTGTACAAGATTCTGGGCGTGCTCGCGGTCGCCGGCATCTTCACCTCCATCGTCGCGGTCTGGTACGAGCGCTGGGACGCGCGGCTGGCCGCCTGCATCATCTCCGACGTCCGCAAGCGCCTGTTCGAGCACGTCCAGGATTTGCCGGCGGCCTATTTCGGCCGCACCAGGCGCGGTGAGATTCTGTCGCGCTTCTCCGTCGACCAGGCTGCCTTCGAAGGCTCGGTCAAGACGTTCGCCAACAGCGCGGCGCTGCCGTTCCTCGAGTTGATCGCCGGCATCATCCTGATGGTGTTCCTGAACTGGCAGCTCGCTGCGGTCGCGCTGCTGGTGTTCCCGGTCACGCTGATCGGCCCGCGCATCCTCACGCCGAAGGCGGTGCAGGCCAATTACGAGCAGAAGCAGAACGAAAGCGCGCTGCTGGGCATGGTGCAGGAGAACGTGGCGGCGCAGGCCGTGATCAAGGCGTTCAGCCTGCAGCGCAAGATGTTCGGCTTCTTCCGCTTCCGAAACGACGAGACCCGCAACAAGATCGCCTCGGCCACGTTCCTGTCGACCATGGTGGAGCGTACAGTCACCATCTCGGTGCTGATGCTGCACCTCGTCGTGCTCGCGATCGGCGCGTATCTGGCGACCAAGGGCCAGATCACGATCGGCACCTTCGTCACCTTCGAGAGCGCGTTCTGGGAAGTCTCCTACAACATCGCCCACGTGATGCATTTCATCCCGGTGTCGATCTCCTCTGCCGCCGCGATCCGTCATATGCAGGAGCTGCTCGACGAGCCGACCCGCGGGGCCGATCGTCCCGGCGCGCCCGATCTGCCGCGCGTCACCCACGACATCACCTTCGACCGCGTCACCTTCCAGTACGAAGGCAGCCAGACGCCGGTGCTGGACAATCTCAGCCTCAAGCTCGATGTCGGCAAGCGTATCGCCATCGTCGGCCCCTCGGGCTCCGGCAAGAGCACGCTGCTCAACCTGATCCTGCGGCTCTACGTGCCCGATGAGGGCCGCGTCACCATCGACGGCGTCGATGTCCGCAAGGTGACGCTGGATTCGCTGCGCCGGAGCATGGCGGTGGTGTTCCAGGAGAACATGCTGTTCAACATGTCGATCCGCGAGAACATCCGGCTCGGCAAGGAAGGCGCGACCGACGAGGAGGTGGAGGAGGCCGCCAGGAAGGCCGAGATCCACCGCTACATCATGAGTCTGCCGCAGCGTTACGACACGCCGGTCGGCGAGCGCGGCGACACTCTGTCGGGCGGCCAGCGCCAGCGCATCGCGATCGCACGTGCGGTCATCCGCAATCCGTCCGTGCTGCTGCTCGACGAGGCGACCTCGGCGCTCGA includes:
- a CDS encoding ABC transporter ATP-binding protein, with the protein product MASKPPTSKPPSPDKQKLAAEEAAGSDDKLASAKPDLEDDEDDEDEEDDELELDDDDEDEDLVVFTAREAAGALATILGFVKPFLTNYKRILSFVAFGVFVETLFNVIMPLSLKYLIDDALGEEDFQALYKILGVLAVAGIFTSIVAVWYERWDARLAACIISDVRKRLFEHVQDLPAAYFGRTRRGEILSRFSVDQAAFEGSVKTFANSAALPFLELIAGIILMVFLNWQLAAVALLVFPVTLIGPRILTPKAVQANYEQKQNESALLGMVQENVAAQAVIKAFSLQRKMFGFFRFRNDETRNKIASATFLSTMVERTVTISVLMLHLVVLAIGAYLATKGQITIGTFVTFESAFWEVSYNIAHVMHFIPVSISSAAAIRHMQELLDEPTRGADRPGAPDLPRVTHDITFDRVTFQYEGSQTPVLDNLSLKLDVGKRIAIVGPSGSGKSTLLNLILRLYVPDEGRVTIDGVDVRKVTLDSLRRSMAVVFQENMLFNMSIRENIRLGKEGATDEEVEEAARKAEIHRYIMSLPQRYDTPVGERGDTLSGGQRQRIAIARAVIRNPSVLLLDEATSALDQTTEAAINRTLLKVAKGRTMIWSTHRLSSVVEMDEIIVISGGRAIERGSHAELLARNGTYRKLWNDQTHQPHDAAAQADDDSDDDDDDLEDDEDEDDEEE